The window CAGACGTCTTTTGTCACTCTTATAGATGCGGGATTCTTCATATTCGCCATATTCACTCAAAACGGTATACCCCCTGTATTTTTATTTTCTCAGAGCGCTCTCATCAATCCCGAAATATTCATCGCACATTGCCTGAATTTTATTTTTCATCGCTTCAATACTATGAGCTCTTGACCGTGCACAGGCAAATGCCGGTTGGTCACAAAGAAAACAGCGGCGCTCATTTCTCTGCATAGCCTGCCGGCTGCATTGCTTTCCGGTTTTATCGATAATATCAAAGTCATATAATCTTCCCAGCGGGTGGTTTTCCTCAATATCCAATGTTATCTGCTTAGTCGCTGCCGCAGTTGCTGCCAGTGTGCCGAAAAACTCGGGACCGCTGTCTTTATACTGCACTTCTTCAAATAACAGCACCTGTTTTCGTTTGCCCAATTCGGATCGCAAGGCTTGTAAGCCTTCATCAAAAATTCGCTTAATGAGGTAATTAAATTTGATTTCTCCGGGAATATTTAATTTGAACGATATTAATGTTGTTTTATATTGCTGCAATAACCTTTTCTGCAATGCCGCCCGCTCATCTCTGGCTTTTAAAATATCGTCTAACGTTTGGCATGTTCCCTGATCGATTGCCTTCATTAGTTCGCCTCCCCGTCTGACTGCGATTTCTCTATCTAGCTATATCATAGCATCTAACACCCCCAGATAGCAAAATACACAAAATAGATTGCCGCTGGGAACAGTCTACTTTGTGTATCTGCACGGATTATCTGAGACGATCAGATAGCCGGTTATCCTTATTCTTCTTCTTTAATTTTTCTGACTACGTCAATGATTGTTCCGTCCCGATATTCAATCAAGGCGACGACTTTGTCTTCGAACTCGATTTTTTCCGGCACGCCCACCAAGGAATAGGCTTCGTTTTTCAGATCTTCGATTGTCCGGACAGGAAGTTTCGCTTTTGTCAAAGATTCCAATAAATCCGGCCGCCTTGGATTTACCGCAATGCCTACTTCGGTAACGACAACATCAATACTTTCGCCGGGAGTCGTAACGCTGGTTACGCTTTCCCGAATCGTCGGAATTCTGCCCCGCAATAACGGCGCAACAATGATGGAACATTTTGCTCCCGCCGCGGTATCTACATGTCCACCCGGCGCTCCGCGCAAAATACCGTCGGAACCGACAACGACATTGACATTAAAATTGGTATCGACTTCAAGCGCGCCAA is drawn from Veillonellales bacterium and contains these coding sequences:
- the citX gene encoding citrate lyase holo-[acyl-carrier protein] synthase, which translates into the protein MKAIDQGTCQTLDDILKARDERAALQKRLLQQYKTTLISFKLNIPGEIKFNYLIKRIFDEGLQALRSELGKRKQVLLFEEVQYKDSGPEFFGTLAATAAATKQITLDIEENHPLGRLYDFDIIDKTGKQCSRQAMQRNERRCFLCDQPAFACARSRAHSIEAMKNKIQAMCDEYFGIDESALRK